The following proteins are co-located in the Solanum pennellii chromosome 1, SPENNV200 genome:
- the LOC107015974 gene encoding protein GAMETE EXPRESSED 2 isoform X4 produces the protein MANQLLLCTILVFFISHQLSLSEEDSTVPSFAFSWVNNNDTFMAGSVATIIVKVIGNFDPAQLKHPFNPNISVNDKMGNSSYISGVSSNFGANFGDWRISFIPIRTGLFNVLITDDHFNVFDSSLHFHVTPGNMYPSASIVSWKNGVSEFSAGMLASLVILPKDAFGNNISSATDQGLNSYNFTFSVSTFNGSVATILDFTNKGWDTSGYLVAEFIAATAGTLLLNIHGDNQTLSGSPLIFIVNPGFLVVSKCLLQWEVDTKYFQIFSVVEGFIHQHDQYGNLVPGLYEFDVEVIENGTNLIIPVTDIQFRQVGLGIQLFSFSLMEPGDFKLMIYHKEQNNSISNMPFHFTVYIGYCDGMNSIVNGSGLNDSVAGEAARFSVLLKDAYLYPSLVELESLQVKVVNEFDSYQPQASIHPMKMVHVGTPCGTNFNCSAHNDVELAFTPLAETNLDTKNMRFSAFDVDYIPQRSGIYEIRVFCGNIPLNGGHPFRKAVSAGKVNTSLSGLVKPSPKVSKLTKNDITVQLMDSYSNLVLLQQSKLKLEISSVNSSGSSIWTFSDNKDGTYSGSYLAKDVGSYELCASFDGMRLMPCPFGVNVYTSEYFPRVQNDSVWVWEDDSIAFDALENDYFAGHNITIVEFSKPGRGSILQYGHLFRYTPFKGFNGRDSFSYTICDVNGNIASGGVDIFVLSIPPQFVSVPSQLLATEDVISPRFGGFSGLEIIYSDSTEKISITFNAQSGIVFLSPMLMQFWQPAWSISSTFREVGKSSELTLTGCVEEINFAIQSLQYFGNENFYGTDTIHVSTMNTNGKNSLDIPTFVEPINDPPLINLPPFVIMDQGSEEVSIFSRVRNKSAVFVGDPDLLHYPGNVSRFLVMFSMEVSSGFLSTKLPANLISTTELKSKTSYQWQPLQTFVTISEHFMVKAKGIRFRGTLEDCNSVLEQLLYHVCSRDSKQLLSFSAGSFPYIFLCYIVDVLFPDNMVVSFT, from the exons ATGGCGAACCAACTTCTCCTCTGCACCATCTTAGTGTTCTTCATCTCTCATCAACTATCATTATCAG AAGAAGATTCGACAGTTCCTAGTTTTGCATTCAGTTGGGTGAACAACAATGATACATTTATGGCTGGATCTGTTGCAACCATAATCGTGAAAGTTATTGGAAATTTTGATCCTGCCCAACTCAAGCACCCTTTCAACCCCAACATTAGTGTCAATGATAAGATGGGAAACAGTTCTTACATTTCCGGTGTTTCGTCAAATTTTGGTGCTAATTTTGGGGATTGGAGGATTTCATTCATTCCCATTAGGACTGGGTTGTTCAATGTGTTGATTACTGATGATCACTTCAATGTTTTTGATTCTTCACTGCATTTTCATGTCACTCCAG GTAATATGTATCCATCTGCAAGCATTGTGTCATGGAAGAATGGAGTGAGTGAATTTTCAGCAGGAATGCTAGCTTCACTTGTGATTCTTCCTAAAGATGCATTTGGGAATAATATATCTTCTGCAACTGATCAAGGGCTCAACTCTTATAACTTTACATTCTCTGTATCTACTTTCAATGGTTCTGTTGCAACGATCCTTGATTTCACTAATAAAGGATGGGATACATCTGGTTATCTTGTTGCCGAGTTTATTGCAGCTACAGCTGGAACTCTTTTACTTAATATACACGGAGATAACCAAACATTGAGTGGCTCTCCACTAATCTTCATAGTAAATCCAG GATTTCTGGTTGTTTCAAAATGTTTGCTGCAGTGGGAAGTTGACACAAAGtactttcaaatattttctgTGGTAGAAGGTTTTATTCACCAGCACGATCAATATGGAAATCTTGTTCCAGGGTTGTATGAATTTGATGTTGAAGTTATTGAAAATGGAACAAACTTGATTATTCCTGTGACAGATATTCAATTCAGGCAGGTTGGCCTGGGTATCCAGTTGTTCTCCTTCAGCTTAATGGAACCAGGAGATTTCAAGCTTATGATATATCATAAAGAGCAGAATAATTCCATCTCAAATATGCCGTTTCATTTTACAGTGTATATAG gTTATTGTGATGGAATGAATAGTATTGTTAATGGGTCAGGTCTAAATGACTCTGTTGCTGGTGAAGCTGCAAGGTTCTCTGTCTTATTGAAGGATGCTTATCTATATCCTTCACTTGTTGAACTAGAAAGCCTGCAAGTAAAAGTAGTGAATGAATTTGATTCCTATCAACCACAAGCAAGCATACATCCAATGAAGATGGTCCATG TAGGAACTCCATGTGGTACAAATTTTAATTGCAGTGCACATAATGATGTGGAACTTGCTTTTACTCCTCTGGCTGAAACAAACCTTGAT ACGAAAAACATGAGATTTAGTGCCTTTGATGTTGATTATATACCACAGAGGAGTGGAAtctatgaaattcgtgtattttgTGGAAATATTCCATTAAATGGTGGTCATCCATTCAGAAAGGCAGTAAGTGCAG GAAAAGTTAATACATCTCTTTCAGGACTTGTGAAACCCAGTCCAAAAGTATCAAAGCTGACAAAGAATGACATCACAGTACAACTCATGGATTCATATTCTAATCTAGTCCTCCTACAGCAGTCAAAGTTAAAGTTGGAGATTAGTTCAGTTAACAGCTCAGGTTCTTCAATATGGACTTTTAGTGATAATAAGGATGGCACATATAGTGGAAGCTACCTGGCAAAGGATGTTGGCTCCTATGAGTTGTGTGCCTCTTTTGATGGAATGCGTTTAATGCCATGCCCCTTTGGTGTAAATGTATACACTA GTGAGTATTTCCCTAGAGTACAGAATGATTCGGTCTGGGTCTGGGAGGATGATTCAATTGCTTTTGATGCTCTAGAGAATGACTATTTTGCTGGCCATAACATTACCATTGTTGAATTTTCAAAG CCAGGTCGTGGTTCAATTCTTCAATATGGCCATCTCTTTAGATATACACCTTTCAAAGGATTCAACGGGAGGGATTCTTTCTCTTATACAATATGTGACGTGAATGGGAACATTGCCTCCGGTGGTGTGGATATATTTGTTCTAAGTATCCCTCCTCAGTTCGTTTCAGTTCCAAGTCAATTGCTGGCAACTGAAGATGTTATTAGTCCAAGATTCGG TGGTTTCTCTGGACTTGAGATTATCTATTCAGATTCAACTGAAAAAATCAGCATTACATTTAATGCACAATCTGGGATCGTCTTTCTGTCTCCTATGTTAATGCAATTTTGGCAGCCTGCCTGGAGTATTTCTTCTACGTTCAGAGAGGTTGGAAAGTCTTCTGAGTTAACTTTAACAGGTTGTGTAGAAGAAATCAATTTTGCAATACAGTCGCTGCAGTATTTTGG AAATGAGAACTTCTACGGCACTGATACAATTCACGTCTCTACGATGAACACAAATGGGAAGAACAGTTTAGATATTCCTACATTCGTTGAACCTATCAATGATCCTCCATTGATCAACCTCCCTCCTTTCGTTATTATGGATCAAGGGAGTGAAGAAGTATCTATTTTTAGCAGAGTCAGGAACAAGTCTGCTGTTTTTGTTGGAGATCCAGATCTACTGCATTATCCTG GGAATGTGTCTCGTTTCTTGGTTATGTTCTCCATGGAAGTCAGCTCTGGCTTCCTTTCAACAAAGCTTCCTGCTAACCTCATTAGCACAACTGAATTAAAATCTAAAACAAGCTACCAGTGGCAGCCTCTTCAGACATTTGTAACCATCTCAGAACATTTCATGGTCAAAGCCAAAGGCATTAGATTTCGGGGTACACTAGAAGACTGCAACAGTGTCTTGGAGCAATTGCTATATCATGTGTGTTCTAGAGATTCTAAGCAACTGTTATCATTTTCGGCTGGTTCTTTCCCTTATATCTTCCTTTGCTATATTGTTGATGTATTGTTTCCTGATAATATGGTAGTATCGTTTACCTAG